A genomic segment from Variovorax paradoxus B4 encodes:
- a CDS encoding GNAT family N-acetyltransferase — protein MADSIQPPIEFETPRLRLRQWQGSDLAPFAALAADPQVMEFLLPVPTRADSDALAARIRARIAEQGWGFWAVEHRESGEFAGFTGLNVPLAALPFSPCIEIGWRFARKWWGQGLASEAARAALQAGFERLGFDEIVAFTALGNLRSAAVMERLGMREDVDGAFDHPAVPEGHALRRHRLFRIGRLQR, from the coding sequence ATGGCCGACAGCATCCAGCCCCCGATCGAATTCGAAACCCCGCGCCTCCGGCTGCGCCAGTGGCAGGGGAGCGATCTCGCGCCATTTGCCGCGCTTGCGGCCGATCCGCAGGTCATGGAGTTTCTGCTGCCGGTGCCCACGCGGGCCGATAGCGATGCGCTCGCCGCACGCATCAGGGCCCGCATCGCCGAACAGGGCTGGGGCTTCTGGGCCGTCGAGCACAGGGAATCGGGCGAGTTCGCCGGCTTCACGGGCCTGAACGTGCCGCTGGCCGCGTTGCCCTTTTCGCCCTGCATCGAGATCGGCTGGCGCTTCGCACGCAAATGGTGGGGCCAGGGGCTCGCGAGCGAGGCCGCGCGCGCTGCCTTGCAGGCGGGTTTCGAGCGGCTCGGATTCGACGAGATCGTGGCGTTCACGGCGCTCGGCAATCTTCGCTCGGCGGCGGTGATGGAACGCCTCGGCATGCGTGAGGACGTGGACGGCGCCTTCGATCACCCGGCCGTGCCGGAGGGGCACGCGCTGCGCCGGCACCGGCTCTTTCGAATCGGCCGTCTGCAGCGCTAG
- a CDS encoding zinc-binding alcohol dehydrogenase family protein has product MKAIGYYQPLPIDNPESLQDIELPAPVAGPRDLLVRVKAISVNPVDTKVRKNIAPEAGQPKVLGWDAAGTVEAIGAGVKNFKLGDRVYYAGSIVRPGANAELHAVDERIVALAPRSLDDAQAAALPLTTITAYELLFDRLQVPKNGGAGQTLLVTGGAGGVGSILIQLARQLTQLRVVATASRAETRAWCLALGAHAVIDHSKPLAAELKAAGIGEVDMVASLTQTGQHYAQIIESLKPQGQLAVIDDLPALDAMPLKTKCISLHWEMMFARSRFETPDVAEQGALLAEVAALVDAGRIRTTANASFGAINAANLRKAHALIESGKAQGKVVLAGF; this is encoded by the coding sequence ATGAAAGCCATCGGCTACTACCAGCCCCTCCCCATCGACAACCCCGAGTCGCTGCAGGACATCGAATTGCCCGCCCCCGTGGCCGGCCCGCGCGACCTGCTGGTGCGCGTGAAGGCCATCTCGGTCAATCCGGTCGACACCAAGGTGCGCAAGAACATTGCGCCCGAAGCCGGCCAGCCCAAGGTGCTGGGCTGGGACGCCGCGGGCACGGTCGAGGCCATCGGCGCCGGGGTGAAGAACTTCAAGCTCGGCGACCGCGTCTACTACGCCGGCTCGATCGTGCGGCCCGGCGCCAACGCCGAACTGCATGCGGTGGACGAGCGCATCGTGGCCCTCGCGCCCAGGAGCCTCGACGATGCGCAAGCCGCCGCGCTGCCGCTGACCACCATCACCGCCTACGAGCTGCTGTTCGACCGCCTCCAGGTGCCGAAGAACGGCGGCGCGGGCCAGACGCTGCTGGTCACCGGCGGGGCCGGCGGCGTGGGGTCGATCCTGATCCAGCTCGCGCGCCAGCTCACGCAATTGCGCGTGGTGGCCACGGCCTCGCGGGCCGAGACGCGGGCGTGGTGCCTGGCACTCGGCGCCCACGCGGTCATCGACCACTCGAAGCCGCTCGCGGCCGAACTCAAGGCCGCGGGCATCGGCGAGGTCGACATGGTCGCGAGCCTCACGCAGACCGGCCAGCACTACGCGCAGATCATCGAAAGCCTGAAGCCCCAGGGCCAGCTCGCGGTGATCGACGACCTGCCGGCGCTCGACGCGATGCCGCTCAAGACCAAGTGCATCTCGCTGCACTGGGAAATGATGTTCGCGCGCTCGCGCTTCGAAACGCCGGACGTCGCCGAGCAGGGCGCGCTGCTGGCCGAGGTGGCGGCGCTGGTCGATGCGGGCCGCATCCGCACGACCGCCAATGCGAGCTTCGGCGCCATCAATGCCGCCAACCTCAGGAAGGCGCATGCGCTGATCGAGAGCGGCAAGGCGCAGGGCAAGGTGGTGCTCGCGGGGTTCTGA
- a CDS encoding LysR family transcriptional regulator, whose product MKIENLSDLQVLVQTARGGTLTAAAHALGMTPAAASATLKRLETQLGARLFERSTRAMRLTSQGQTLLDYAVRAFELLDEGESLVTADRGELVGTLRVAAPSDLTRSTLLPWFDEFLELHPGVQLSLSVGDRLLDVTRDEVDVALRYGALADSRLVARPFALTNPLLTASPAYLRRHAAPKTPQDLVHHNCLTFDRGGRRHRTWRFAQNGQWTEVRVKGDRSVDDASLAREWAVAGRGITLKSALDVRNDISTGRLVRLLPDWDTEPYPLHALLPSGRFVPARVRALVDFLALKFEALTAG is encoded by the coding sequence ATGAAGATTGAAAATCTGTCGGACCTGCAGGTGCTGGTGCAGACCGCCCGCGGCGGCACGCTCACGGCGGCCGCCCATGCGCTGGGCATGACGCCGGCTGCCGCCAGCGCCACGCTCAAGCGGCTGGAAACGCAGCTCGGCGCCCGGCTGTTCGAGCGCTCGACCCGCGCCATGCGCCTGACGTCGCAGGGCCAGACGCTGCTCGACTACGCGGTGCGCGCCTTCGAGCTGCTGGACGAGGGCGAGTCGCTGGTCACGGCCGATCGCGGCGAGCTGGTCGGCACCTTGCGCGTGGCCGCCCCGTCGGATCTCACGCGCAGCACGCTGCTGCCCTGGTTCGACGAATTCCTTGAACTGCACCCGGGTGTGCAGCTGTCGCTGTCCGTCGGCGACCGGCTGCTCGACGTGACGCGCGACGAGGTCGACGTGGCATTGCGCTACGGCGCGCTGGCCGATTCGCGGCTGGTGGCGCGGCCGTTCGCGCTGACCAATCCGCTGCTCACCGCATCGCCCGCCTACCTGCGCCGCCACGCCGCGCCGAAGACGCCGCAGGACCTGGTGCACCACAACTGCCTCACCTTTGATCGCGGCGGGCGCCGCCATCGCACATGGCGCTTCGCGCAGAACGGGCAGTGGACCGAAGTGCGCGTGAAGGGCGACCGCAGCGTGGACGACGCTTCGCTCGCGCGCGAGTGGGCGGTGGCCGGCCGCGGCATCACGTTGAAGTCCGCGCTCGACGTGCGCAACGACATCAGCACCGGCCGACTGGTGCGGCTGCTGCCCGATTGGGACACCGAGCCCTACCCGCTGCACGCCCTGCTGCCGAGCGGACGCTTCGTGCCCGCGCGCGTGCGGGCGCTGGTGGATTTCCTGGCGCTGAAGTTCGAGGCGCTGACGGCCGGGTAG
- a CDS encoding SDR family oxidoreductase: MDLQLQDQHVLITGGSKGIGLACALGFLQEGARVSLVSRDLQNLERGRKTLAEAFAQAEGRVSVHAADLKDPASAVAALDAAEQAFGPVDVLVNSAGAARRTPPDELDAAAWHDAMDAKYFTYIHMIDPVVKRMGQRGRGAIVNVIGQGGKVASPVHMAGGAANAALMLVSAGMAAAYAAKGVRVNAVNPGLTLTERLQEGMKADAKLQGIGSDEALQRATARLPLGRIATPQEIANTVVFLASPKASYVTGAIVAMDGAVTPMI, translated from the coding sequence ATGGATCTCCAGCTCCAGGACCAGCACGTTCTCATCACCGGCGGCAGCAAGGGCATCGGCCTGGCCTGCGCGCTCGGCTTCCTGCAGGAGGGCGCGCGCGTGAGCCTCGTGTCGCGCGACCTGCAGAACCTGGAGCGGGGCCGCAAGACGCTGGCCGAAGCGTTCGCACAGGCCGAGGGCCGGGTCTCGGTGCATGCGGCCGACCTCAAGGACCCGGCCAGCGCCGTGGCCGCGCTCGATGCAGCCGAGCAGGCCTTCGGCCCGGTCGACGTGCTGGTGAATTCGGCCGGCGCCGCGCGCCGCACGCCGCCCGACGAGCTGGATGCCGCCGCCTGGCACGACGCGATGGACGCCAAGTACTTCACCTACATCCACATGATCGATCCGGTGGTCAAGCGCATGGGCCAGCGCGGCCGCGGCGCGATCGTCAACGTGATCGGCCAGGGCGGCAAGGTCGCCAGCCCGGTGCACATGGCCGGCGGTGCAGCCAACGCGGCGCTGATGCTGGTGAGCGCCGGCATGGCCGCTGCCTATGCGGCCAAGGGCGTGCGCGTGAACGCGGTGAACCCCGGCCTCACGCTGACCGAGCGGCTGCAGGAAGGCATGAAGGCGGACGCGAAGCTGCAGGGCATCGGCAGCGACGAGGCGCTGCAGCGCGCCACAGCCCGCCTGCCGCTCGGGCGCATCGCCACGCCGCAGGAGATTGCCAACACGGTCGTGTTCCTGGCCTCGCCGAAGGCGAGCTACGTGACGGGCGCCATCGTCGCGATGGACGGCGCGGTCACGCCGATGATCTAG